A portion of the Oncorhynchus gorbuscha isolate QuinsamMale2020 ecotype Even-year linkage group LG19, OgorEven_v1.0, whole genome shotgun sequence genome contains these proteins:
- the LOC124005163 gene encoding serine/arginine-rich splicing factor 1B-like: protein MSGGVVRGPAGNNDCRIYVGNLPPDIRTKDVEDVFYKYGAIRDIDLKNRRGGPPFAFIEFEDPRDADDAVYGRDGYDYDGYRLRVEFPRSGRGGGRGGFGGGGGGGGGGGVGGAPRGRYGPPSRRSEYRVIVSGLPQSGSWQDLKDHMREAGDVCYADVFRDGTGVVEFVRKEDMTYAVRKLDNTKFRSHEGETAYVRVKVDGPRSPSYGRSRSRSRSRSRSRSAASRSRSNSRGGGTRGGRGSPRYSPRHSRSRSRS, encoded by the exons atgtCGGGAGGCGTCGTGCGAGGCCCAGCAGGAAATAACGATTGTCGAATTTATGTCGGAAATCTACCTCCTGATATTCGCACTAAAGATGTCGAGGACGTGTTCTACAAATACGGAGCTATTCGAGACATCGATTTGAAAAATCGGAGAGGGGGACCTCCCTTTGCCTTCATCGAATTTGAAGATCCCAG GGACGCAGACGATGCAGTGTACGGACGAGACGGCTATGACTACGACGGTTATCGGCTGCGAGTTGAATTCCCTCGGAGCggaaggggtggggggagaggcggctttggtggtggtggtggcggcggTGGTGGCGGGGGGGTTGGTGGCGCTCCAAGAGGCAGATACGGGCCGCCATCCAGACGCTCCGAGTATAGGGTCATTGTCTCAG GGCTTCCCCAGAGTGGCAGCTGGCAGGACCTCAAGGATCACATGCGTGAGGCTGGGGATGTATGTTATGCTGATGTTTTCAGAGATGGAACTGGGGTTGTGGAGTTTGTGCGCAAAGAAGACATGACCTACGCTGTTCGAAAGCTGGATAACACCAAATTCCGATCACACGAG GGAGAGACCGCATACGTTCGCGTGAAAGTAGATGGTCCCCGCAGCCCGAGCTATGGAAGATCCCGTTCCAGGAGCCGCAGTCGAAGCAGGAGCCGCAGCGCAGCCAGTCGCAGCCGCAGCAACTCTCGCGGTGGTGGTACCCGTGGTGGCAGAGGATCTCCTCGCTACTCTCCACGCCATAGCCGCTCTCGCTCCCGTTCCTAA
- the LOC124005671 gene encoding fructose-bisphosphate aldolase C-like — MTHQFPALSSGQKRELQEIALRIVTPGKGILAADESVGSMAKRLNQIGVENTEENRRQYRQILFRADDRINSCIGGVIFFHETLYQHADDGTPFVKMIKDRGITVGIKVDKGVVPLAGTNGESTTQGLDGLSERCAQYKKDGANFAKWRCVFKISETTPSKLSIEENANVLARYSSICQQHGIVPIVEPEILPDGDHDLRRCQYVTEKVLAALYKAMSDHHVYLEGTLLKPNMATPGHSCPTKYSAEEVAMATVTALRRTVPPAVTGVTFLSGGQSEEEASVHLNAINNCSLVKPWTLTFSYGRALQVSALKTWRGHKENESAATEQFIKRAEVNGLACQGKYTGGGDSESDQIYVANHAY, encoded by the exons ATGACGCACCAGTTCCCAGCCCTCTCCAGTGGTCAGAAGAGGGAGCTCCAGGAGATTGCCCTTCGTATCGTCACTCCAGGGAAGGGCATCCTGGCTGCTGATGAGTCTGTGG GCAGCATGGCGAAGCGCCTTAACCAGATAGGGGTTGAGAACACTGAGGAGAACCGCCGGCAGTACCGCCAGATCCTCTTCAGGGCTGACGACCGCATCAACAGCTGCATCGGAGGAGTCATTTTCTTCCACGAAACGCTGTACCAACACGCTGACGACGGCACGCCCTTCGTCAAGATGATCAAAGATAGGGGCATCACTGTGGGCATCAAG GTTGACAAGGGTGTTGTCCCCTTGGCAGGAACCAATGGAGAATCTACCACTCAGG GACTGGATGGGCTCTCAGAACGCTGTGCTCAGTATAAGAAGGACGGGGCAAACTTTGCTAAGTGGCGCTGTGTGTTCAAGATCAGTGAGACCACCCCCTCTAAACTGTCCATTGAAGAGAATGCAAATGTTCTGGCTCGATATTCAAGCATTTGCCAGCAG CATGGGATTGTGCCTATTGTGGAGCCAGAGATTTTGCCTGATGGAGATCATGATCTGAGGCGTTGTCAGTATGTCACAGAGAAG GTCCTAGCTGCATTGTACAAGGCCATGTCTGACCATCATGTGTACCTGGAGGGCACTCTGCTCAAGCCCAATATGGCCACTCCTGGCCACAGCTGCCCCACAAAATACAGCGCAGAGGAGGTCGCCATGGCAACAGTCACTGCCTTGCGCCGCACCGTCCCTCCTGCTGTCACGG GAGTGACGTTCCTCTCTGGGGGTCAGAGTGAAGAGGAGGCCTCTGTCCACCTGAATGCCATCAACAACTGCTCCCTGGTGAAGCCCTGGACCCTCACCTTCTCGTACGGCCGAGCCCTGCAGGTGTCCGCACTCAAAACCTGGCGGGGACATAAAGAGAATGAGAGTGCTGCAACTGAGCAGTTTATCAAGCGAGCAGAG GTGAATGGCCTGGCCTGTCAGGGGAAGTACACTGGTGGCGGGGACAGTGAATCCGACCAGATCTATGTGGCCAATCATGCATACTAA
- the LOC124006302 gene encoding ribosomal protein S6 kinase-related protein-like isoform X2, with protein MGSNSSKHKKRVPSQERRRNPGWHGLLSNIGISFTDGLRHLGPPVLATQGMVLGSGAPIPEDLLPPGHSPQKPGMESTLPGFISVFLPEFPHRTFTGQDDFQRQLSHPFLHNLQDCWQTQRHLFIMCEYCSTGDLYTYWILKGQFGDDEVRVFAAELGCALGFLHDFGIMHRDVKMENVLLSDQGHLRLADFGLSRRLARGARAFTICGTIQYMAPEVLSGGPYSHAADWWSLGILLFSMVTGKFPVPPEPDHCNMLRKVRDCPYSIPKTFRPALALLLTELLCKNPAHRLHSLERFKRQMFFHGTSFDSQLLQKRPVELILELKNHPDRPVKAMRGLSMDYFQNFDCDILHSPTSPTDLSPTLANIDLSQALATAQGCSE; from the exons ATGGGCAGCAACTCAAGTAAACACAAG AAACGGGTGCCAAGCCAGGAGAGACGACGCAATCCAGGCTGGCATGGTCTTCTCTCCAATATTGGAATATCCTTTACTGATGGACTTCGCCACCTTGGCCCACCTGTTCTGGCCACACAGGGCATGGTGCTCGGCAGCGGAGCCCCAATCCCTGAGGACCTCCTCCCCCCAGGACACAGCCCTCAGAAGCCTGGCATGGAGTCGACTCTCCCTGGTTtcatctctgtctttctgcctgagTTCCCACACCGTACATTTACTGGGCAAGACGATTTCCAG CGGCAGCTCAGCCACCCATTCCTCCACAATCTGCAGGACTGCTGGCAGACCCAGCGCCACCTCTTCATTA TGTGTGAGTACTGCAGTACTGGAGACCTGTACACTTACTGGATACTGAAGGGCCAGTTTGGGGATGATGAGGTTCGGGTGTTCGCTGCAGAGCTAGGCTGTGCTTTGG GTTTCCTTCACGACTTTGGGATCATGCATAGGGATGTGAAG ATGGAGAATGTCCTTCTGTCTGACCAAG GTCACCTGCGTTTAGCTGACTTTGGACTTTCTCGACGTCTTGCGCGGGGCGCAAGAGCATTTACAATTTGTGGGACAATCCAATACATGG CTCCTGAAGTCCTGAGTGGGGGTCCCTACAGCCATGCTGCTGATTGGTGGTCTCTCGGCATTCTGTTGTTCTCAATGGTGACTGGAAAG TTCCCTGTACCTCCAGAGCCAGACCACTGCAACATGCTGAGAAAGGTCAGAGACTGCCCATACTCCATACCCAAGACCTTCAGGCCTGCACTAGCCCTTCTGCTCACAGAG CTCCTATGCAAGAACCCAGCCCATCGCCTGCATAGCCTGGAGCGCTTCAAAAGGCAGATGTTTTTCCATGGCACTTCCTTTGACTCTCAGCTACTACAGAAGAGACCTGTTGAATTAATTCTTGAACTGAAGAACCATCCTGATCGTCCAGTCAAAGCAATGCGGGGCCTGTCTATGGACTACTTCCAGAACTTTGACTGTGACATCCTCCACTCCCCTACCAGCCCCACTGACCTGTCACCTACCTTGGCCAACATTGACCTGAGCCAGGCTCTGGCTACAGCTCAGGGTTGTAGTGAATGA
- the LOC124006302 gene encoding ribosomal protein S6 kinase-related protein-like isoform X1, whose amino-acid sequence MGSNSSKHKKRVPSQERRRNPGWHGLLSNIGISFTDGLRHLGPPVLATQGMVLGSGAPIPEDLLPPGHSPQKPGMESTLPGFISVFLPEFPHRTFTGQDDFQILGFIAKGSFGPILKVKDRSKEKTYAVKVLPKSEILKHGVLEQSKEEVIIQRQLSHPFLHNLQDCWQTQRHLFIMCEYCSTGDLYTYWILKGQFGDDEVRVFAAELGCALGFLHDFGIMHRDVKMENVLLSDQGHLRLADFGLSRRLARGARAFTICGTIQYMAPEVLSGGPYSHAADWWSLGILLFSMVTGKFPVPPEPDHCNMLRKVRDCPYSIPKTFRPALALLLTELLCKNPAHRLHSLERFKRQMFFHGTSFDSQLLQKRPVELILELKNHPDRPVKAMRGLSMDYFQNFDCDILHSPTSPTDLSPTLANIDLSQALATAQGCSE is encoded by the exons ATGGGCAGCAACTCAAGTAAACACAAG AAACGGGTGCCAAGCCAGGAGAGACGACGCAATCCAGGCTGGCATGGTCTTCTCTCCAATATTGGAATATCCTTTACTGATGGACTTCGCCACCTTGGCCCACCTGTTCTGGCCACACAGGGCATGGTGCTCGGCAGCGGAGCCCCAATCCCTGAGGACCTCCTCCCCCCAGGACACAGCCCTCAGAAGCCTGGCATGGAGTCGACTCTCCCTGGTTtcatctctgtctttctgcctgagTTCCCACACCGTACATTTACTGGGCAAGACGATTTCCAG ATCCTGGGCTTCATAGCTAAAGGCTCCTTTGGTCCTATCTTGAAAGTAAAGGACAGGTCAAAGGAGAAGACTTATGCCGTTAAG GTTTTACCCAAGTCTGAGATACTGAAGCATGGGGTCCTGGAACAGTCAAAGGAGGAGGTCATCATTCAG CGGCAGCTCAGCCACCCATTCCTCCACAATCTGCAGGACTGCTGGCAGACCCAGCGCCACCTCTTCATTA TGTGTGAGTACTGCAGTACTGGAGACCTGTACACTTACTGGATACTGAAGGGCCAGTTTGGGGATGATGAGGTTCGGGTGTTCGCTGCAGAGCTAGGCTGTGCTTTGG GTTTCCTTCACGACTTTGGGATCATGCATAGGGATGTGAAG ATGGAGAATGTCCTTCTGTCTGACCAAG GTCACCTGCGTTTAGCTGACTTTGGACTTTCTCGACGTCTTGCGCGGGGCGCAAGAGCATTTACAATTTGTGGGACAATCCAATACATGG CTCCTGAAGTCCTGAGTGGGGGTCCCTACAGCCATGCTGCTGATTGGTGGTCTCTCGGCATTCTGTTGTTCTCAATGGTGACTGGAAAG TTCCCTGTACCTCCAGAGCCAGACCACTGCAACATGCTGAGAAAGGTCAGAGACTGCCCATACTCCATACCCAAGACCTTCAGGCCTGCACTAGCCCTTCTGCTCACAGAG CTCCTATGCAAGAACCCAGCCCATCGCCTGCATAGCCTGGAGCGCTTCAAAAGGCAGATGTTTTTCCATGGCACTTCCTTTGACTCTCAGCTACTACAGAAGAGACCTGTTGAATTAATTCTTGAACTGAAGAACCATCCTGATCGTCCAGTCAAAGCAATGCGGGGCCTGTCTATGGACTACTTCCAGAACTTTGACTGTGACATCCTCCACTCCCCTACCAGCCCCACTGACCTGTCACCTACCTTGGCCAACATTGACCTGAGCCAGGCTCTGGCTACAGCTCAGGGTTGTAGTGAATGA